AACCGCGACTATTGGGAGCCGGGTCGCGTGCCCAAGGCGCCGCGCACCGTGCTGCTGCCGATCCCTGACGGGCCGGCCCGCGTGGCCGCCCTGCGCGCCGGCCAGGTGGACCTCGTGGAATCCCTCCCGACCGACACCATCGCCCCGCTGCGCGCGGCCCGCTTCCAGATCGTGCAGAACAGCTATCCGCATATCTGGGCCTGGCGGCTCAATGTGGACCAGGGCTCGCCCTTCCACGACATCCGCGTGCGGCAGGCGGCGAATCTCGCCGTGGATCGCGACGGCATCGTCTCGCTCCTCTCGGGCGCCGCGCTGCCCGCGCGCGGCAAGGTGACGCCGGACGACCCCTGGTTCGGCAACCCGCAATTCCACCTGCGGCATGACCTGACCGAGGCGCGGCGGCTGATGAACGCGGCCGGCTATTCCGCCACGCGACGCTGCGCCATCAGCGTCATCATGCCGATCTCGGGCGGCGGGCAGATGGTGCCCCAGCCGATGAACGAGGCGGTGCAGGCCGGCCTGCGGGAGGCCTTCTTCGACGTCAGCTTCCTGCCGGTGGATTTCGCGACCGCGATCAACCAGATGCGTGCCGGCTCCCGCGACCCTGCTTCGCGCGGGGCGGCGGCGCTGAACGTGGCCATCCCCTCCATGGAGCCGAATACGGGCTGGGTGATCTATGACAGCCAGCTCGCGAATCCGCGCGGCATCAACTGGGGCCACTACAACTCGCCCGCGGTGGACGCGCAGCTCCGGGTGGTGCGCAACAGCTTCGATCCGGCCGAACAGGCCCGGCAGATGGCCCAGCTGCACAACATCCTGATCGACGAGGCCGCGCTGCTGGCCGTGGTGCATGATCTCAACCCGCGCGCGCTCAGCCCGCGCTGCCGCGGCTTTATCCAGGCGCGCAGCTGGTTCCAGGACTACACGCAGATCAGCCTGGCTTGAGGCGGGGCCACACCGGGCGGCGCATTGATCTTGCGCATGTCCGGCCGCGCGAAAGCTGCCATGATGCCGGTGTCGCCTCCCATTCCGGGGGGCGGCTCCTGATTGCACGAGGAAACGCGCGAACATGTCCGCCGCCATCCGTCCCGAGGCCCGTTGAGTCATGGCCGAGATCGACCACATCGTCCTCGGCGCCCGCACCCTGGAAGAGGGTGCGGCCTTCGTCACGCGCCTGCTCGGCGTGAAGCCGCAGCCCGGCGGCAAGCATGAGGGGGCGGGCACCCACAACATGCTCGTGGGCCTCGGCCCCGATTGCTACCTCGAGATCATCGCGCCCGATCCGAGCCAGCCGGAGCCGCCCCAGCCGCGCCTCTTCGACCTGGACGACCCCGCGACGCGCCTCATGCTGGAGGCGGAGCCGCGCCTGCTGGGCTGGGTCGCGCGCACGCCTTCCATGGATTCGGTGATGGCGCGCCTCGGGCCCCGCGGCGGCACGGTGCGGGAGATGAAGCGCGGCGACCTGGCCTGGCGCTTCGCCGTCCCGCCGCAGCGGCAGGACATGGACAACCTGATCCCGCCGATGATCGAGTGGCGCGGCGAGCGTGCCGGCCGCCACCTGCATGACAGCCATTTCCGCCTGACAGCGCTGGAGGCGGAGTATCCGGAGGACGAGGCGCTGCGCCGCGCGCTGGATGAACGCGGCCTCGGCGCCGCGCTCAAGGTCAAGCGCGGCCCGCATCCCCGCCTGATCGCCCATCTGCACGGCGCCGACGGGGCGGAGCACACGCTGACCAGCGGCTGAGCCGCGTGGGAGGCCCCTCCCCGCCGCGATCAGGCCATGGTATTTTGCATGGCATGTCAGGCGTGATGCATAGCTGCGGTCTGCGGAACCCGCGTGGGGCGGTAGCGCCAGACGCTGGCCGGCGGGAAGTTCGCCGGTGTGAAGGCCATGCGCCGCGCCGTGAGCTCCAGCTTGCGGTAGGGCAGGGGCGAGGTGGCGCAGTAGGTGTAGAGGAGGAAGCCGCGGCCGGGCGCCACGGCCTCCACCGCGTCCCGGAAGGCCGCCTGGCGCTCCAGGGGCAGCAGCACCAGCGGAATGCCGCAGATCGCCGTGCCGATGCGGCCATGCATCTGCGCCGGCAGCGCAGCCTTGAGGTCGAAGGCATCGCCGCAGATCACGTTCACGCCGGGCAGGCTCTGGCGCAGGAATTCCGCCATTTCCGGCACGATCTCGACGACGATCAGCTTCTCGGCCGGCACGCCCGCGGCCAGGAGCGCGGCCGAGATGACGCCGGTGCCGGCCCCCAGCTCCAGAACATATTCGTCCGACCCCCGTTCCACCGCCGCCGCGATCCTGCGGGACAGCGCGGGCGAGGAGGGGATGATCGAGCCCATCTGCAGCGGGTTGCGCAGCCAGCGGCGGAAGAACAGGCCTTTATTGGCGGCCGGCGCCGGCCGGCCCAGGGTCATTTCAGACACATCACGCTCCTGTTGCGTTGCGTGCCCGACCTGAGGGGAAGCACTGACCGATGACCGCCCGCGTCCTTGCGGTGGATGACATCGCGGCCAATCTCCGCCTGCTCGAGGCCAAGCTGCAGGCCGAGTATTACGAAGTCATGCTCGCCTCCAGCGGCCAGGAGGCGTTGCAGATAGCTTTCACGCAATTGCCAGACGTCATTCTCCTGGATGTCATGATGCCGGGGATGGATGGCTATCAGGTGTGCACCGCGCTCAAGGCTGATGCACGCACCCAGCACATTCCCGTCGTGATGGTGACCGCCCTGACCGACAGCACGGAGCGCGTGCGCGGACTCGAGGTGGGCGCGGACGACTTCCTGTCCAAGCCGGTGGATGACGCGACGCTCTTCGCGCGGCTGCGCGCGCTGCTGCGCGTGAAGCAGGTGCAGGATGCCTGGCGCCTGCGCGCGGAGACCGCCCGCGAGCTCGGCCTCGAGAGCAGCGCGCCCGAGCCCGCCATCTCGGTCGCCAATGCGCGTGCCCTGGTGCTGGCCGAGGTGCCGGAGGAAATGGCCGTGGTGCGCCAGGCGCTGGAGGCGGATGCCATCAAGGCCATCTGCGTCACCAATGTCGAGGATGCGCAGAAGCAGCTGGGCAAGGGCGAGTTCGACCTCGCGCTGCTCGCCCTGCCCTCGGATGCGACGGAGGTGCTGCGCCTCGCCTCGCGGCTGCGCGCACAGAACAACACGCGCGACCTGCCCCTGCTGCTCCTGGCTGATACCGCGCAGAAGACGCAGGTGCTGCGCGGTTTCGACCTGGGCGCGAATGACCACGCCTTCCGCCCGCT
This region of Sediminicoccus rosea genomic DNA includes:
- a CDS encoding ABC transporter substrate-binding protein; the protein is MLDLRRRALLAAPALIGALGANEAEAQQAQPLRIAMSIGDVPRLWGGPEAGFEGVRFGSYFVYDSLTLWDLSRADAPSTLRPGLATSWRVDEADRRRWIIELRQGVKFHDGSPFDADAAIWNLDSIFNSTAPQFEGTRSGLVRGRATGVHAYEKLDTHRIAIITREPDATMPFQMAFLWFASPAHWQAMGGDWQRFALNPSGTGPYRVTSVTPRQRAELEANRDYWEPGRVPKAPRTVLLPIPDGPARVAALRAGQVDLVESLPTDTIAPLRAARFQIVQNSYPHIWAWRLNVDQGSPFHDIRVRQAANLAVDRDGIVSLLSGAALPARGKVTPDDPWFGNPQFHLRHDLTEARRLMNAAGYSATRRCAISVIMPISGGGQMVPQPMNEAVQAGLREAFFDVSFLPVDFATAINQMRAGSRDPASRGAAALNVAIPSMEPNTGWVIYDSQLANPRGINWGHYNSPAVDAQLRVVRNSFDPAEQARQMAQLHNILIDEAALLAVVHDLNPRALSPRCRGFIQARSWFQDYTQISLA
- a CDS encoding VOC family protein; protein product: MAEIDHIVLGARTLEEGAAFVTRLLGVKPQPGGKHEGAGTHNMLVGLGPDCYLEIIAPDPSQPEPPQPRLFDLDDPATRLMLEAEPRLLGWVARTPSMDSVMARLGPRGGTVREMKRGDLAWRFAVPPQRQDMDNLIPPMIEWRGERAGRHLHDSHFRLTALEAEYPEDEALRRALDERGLGAALKVKRGPHPRLIAHLHGADGAEHTLTSG
- a CDS encoding class I SAM-dependent methyltransferase — translated: MTLGRPAPAANKGLFFRRWLRNPLQMGSIIPSSPALSRRIAAAVERGSDEYVLELGAGTGVISAALLAAGVPAEKLIVVEIVPEMAEFLRQSLPGVNVICGDAFDLKAALPAQMHGRIGTAICGIPLVLLPLERQAAFRDAVEAVAPGRGFLLYTYCATSPLPYRKLELTARRMAFTPANFPPASVWRYRPTRVPQTAAMHHA
- a CDS encoding PleD family two-component system response regulator is translated as MTARVLAVDDIAANLRLLEAKLQAEYYEVMLASSGQEALQIAFTQLPDVILLDVMMPGMDGYQVCTALKADARTQHIPVVMVTALTDSTERVRGLEVGADDFLSKPVDDATLFARLRALLRVKQVQDAWRLRAETARELGLESSAPEPAISVANARALVLAEVPEEMAVVRQALEADAIKAICVTNVEDAQKQLGKGEFDLALLALPSDATEVLRLASRLRAQNNTRDLPLLLLADTAQKTQVLRGFDLGANDHAFRPLDPNELRARARNQIRRKRYQERLRAELDRSLEMAVTDQLTGLRNRRYVRRHLDGLLRTEEAAVLLVDIDKFKSINDTYGHNVGDVALREVAERLRVQLRAADVVARYGGEEFLAVLTGAPSAYALIVADRLREAIAAEPIRTGDVVLPVTISIGVAVGGPGVPADQLIGSADEALYRAKRDGRNRAYLADPELDKSAQ